In Constrictibacter sp. MBR-5, a single genomic region encodes these proteins:
- a CDS encoding leucyl aminopeptidase family protein: MSDFLTGRSSSAIPLTVVTSGQYDGWLEAQPAGVRAWLDASAFKGKPGSVVRIPDAERGVSQVVVGVEDPASPWSYGDLPARLEKGTYRLDRDLSAHAATQATIGWGLGTYAFDRYKRRDKAFATLVWPEQADRDHALRTIEAVFLARDLINTPANDLGPAELEDAARALAKKHKAKFNTIVGDDLLKQNYPTIHMVGRGSVRAPRLIDIRWGKAGAPRVTLVGKGVCFDTGGYDLKPSSGMLNMKKDMGGAANILGLAHMVMAAKLPVRLRVLIPAVENSVSGNAMRPRDIVKTRKGLTVEIGNTDAEGRLVLCDALADADDEKPDLVIDCATLTGAARVALGQDLPALFCNDDDFAAGLTAHGGSEADPMWRLPLWDGYRKNLDSDIADMNNVSEGGFGGAITAALYLQAFVSKETKWAHVDMFAWNQGNRPGRPKGGEAQFIRAAFGYLRERYA; this comes from the coding sequence ATGTCGGACTTTCTCACCGGCCGGAGCAGCTCGGCCATTCCCCTGACGGTCGTGACGAGCGGCCAGTATGACGGGTGGCTCGAGGCGCAGCCGGCAGGGGTCCGGGCTTGGCTCGATGCCTCGGCATTCAAGGGCAAGCCGGGCTCGGTGGTGCGGATACCCGACGCGGAACGCGGCGTATCGCAGGTCGTCGTCGGCGTGGAGGACCCCGCGTCTCCCTGGAGCTACGGAGACCTGCCCGCGCGGCTCGAGAAGGGCACCTATCGCCTGGACCGGGATCTTTCGGCGCACGCTGCCACCCAGGCCACGATCGGCTGGGGCCTCGGAACCTATGCATTCGACCGCTACAAGCGGCGCGACAAGGCGTTCGCGACCCTGGTCTGGCCCGAACAGGCGGACCGCGACCATGCGCTTCGGACGATCGAAGCCGTCTTCCTCGCCCGCGACCTGATCAATACGCCCGCCAACGATCTCGGCCCCGCCGAACTGGAGGATGCCGCACGCGCGCTCGCCAAGAAGCACAAGGCGAAGTTCAACACCATCGTCGGCGACGACCTGCTGAAGCAGAACTACCCGACCATCCACATGGTCGGCCGCGGCAGCGTCCGGGCGCCCCGCCTGATCGACATCCGCTGGGGCAAGGCGGGCGCCCCGCGCGTGACCCTGGTCGGCAAGGGCGTCTGCTTCGACACCGGCGGCTACGACCTCAAGCCGTCGTCGGGCATGCTGAACATGAAGAAGGACATGGGCGGTGCCGCGAACATCCTGGGGCTCGCGCACATGGTCATGGCGGCGAAGCTGCCGGTCCGGTTGCGGGTGCTGATCCCGGCGGTCGAGAACAGCGTGTCGGGCAACGCGATGCGGCCGCGCGACATCGTCAAGACGCGCAAGGGGCTGACCGTCGAGATCGGCAACACCGACGCCGAGGGCCGTCTCGTCCTGTGCGACGCGCTCGCCGACGCCGACGACGAGAAGCCGGATCTGGTCATCGACTGCGCCACCCTCACCGGCGCGGCCCGCGTGGCACTCGGCCAGGACCTGCCGGCCCTGTTCTGCAACGACGACGATTTCGCCGCCGGCCTCACCGCGCATGGCGGCAGCGAGGCCGACCCGATGTGGCGGCTGCCGCTGTGGGACGGCTACCGCAAGAACCTCGACAGCGACATCGCCGACATGAACAACGTCTCCGAAGGCGGCTTCGGCGGCGCGATCACCGCCGCCCTCTACCTCCAGGCCTTCGTCTCCAAGGAGACGAAATGGGCGCACGTCGACATGTTCGCCTGGAACCAGGGCAACCGCCCCGGCCGGCCGAAGGGCGGCGAGGCCCAGTTCATCCGCGCCGCCTTCGGCTATCTGCGCGAACGGTATGCATGA